One segment of Bacillus alkalisoli DNA contains the following:
- a CDS encoding DEAD/DEAH box helicase: protein MSNFTTLGISEHLIQLLAKQDVRTPTPIQEETIPVLMNGQDVVAQAKTGTGKTIAFLLPILEKINPQATHIQALIVTPTRELALQITSELEKLSPSGGEINILAAYGGQDVDRQIKKLAGSIHIVVGTPGRLLDHIRRGTIDLSEITTLILDEADQMLHIGFINEVEDIIKETPYTRQTGLFSATISKDIRKLAKRYMSNPHHIQIRDKEKMVEQIQQYVVETTDRKKQQALCKMVDEMQPFLGIIFCRTKRRVSKLQTEMKAKGYNTDELHGDLSQAKRENVMKRFREAKIQLLIATDVAARGLDVEGVTHVFNYDVPEDVESYIHRIGRTGRAGEDGVSVTFAALKDKQLLEMLEKGIDRKIERKVVEIAEVEVKEPRDRNAKPTDAKERKERNIERNKERSGSGRSSFGERKNATGREEGRGRDNARRDDRGPRTGEASSNRSDRFSKSDGPQRGSRGSSGRNASGSKPSRGGASSSTSNRGGRGRR, encoded by the coding sequence TTGAGTAATTTTACAACGCTCGGTATTTCTGAGCATTTAATACAACTATTAGCAAAACAAGACGTAAGAACGCCAACTCCTATTCAAGAAGAAACGATTCCGGTTTTAATGAATGGACAAGATGTTGTAGCACAAGCAAAAACAGGTACAGGGAAAACAATCGCATTCCTTTTACCGATTTTAGAAAAAATTAATCCACAAGCTACCCACATTCAAGCTCTAATTGTAACGCCAACTCGTGAGTTAGCATTACAAATAACATCAGAACTAGAAAAGTTATCCCCAAGCGGTGGAGAAATCAACATTTTAGCAGCGTACGGTGGACAAGATGTGGATAGACAGATTAAAAAGTTAGCAGGTTCCATTCACATTGTTGTTGGAACACCAGGACGTTTGTTAGATCACATTCGCCGTGGAACGATTGACTTGAGTGAGATAACGACACTTATTTTAGATGAAGCAGACCAAATGCTTCACATCGGTTTTATTAATGAAGTAGAAGATATTATAAAAGAAACGCCATACACAAGGCAGACTGGCCTTTTTTCTGCAACGATTTCGAAAGACATTCGTAAACTTGCAAAACGCTATATGAGTAATCCACATCACATCCAGATTCGGGACAAAGAGAAAATGGTGGAGCAAATTCAACAATATGTGGTGGAAACAACAGACCGTAAAAAGCAGCAAGCATTATGTAAAATGGTCGATGAGATGCAGCCGTTTTTAGGTATCATTTTTTGTCGCACGAAAAGACGTGTGAGCAAACTGCAAACAGAGATGAAGGCGAAAGGCTACAATACAGATGAATTACACGGAGATCTTTCCCAAGCAAAACGAGAAAATGTCATGAAAAGGTTCCGCGAAGCAAAAATCCAATTGCTTATTGCAACAGATGTAGCGGCGCGTGGACTAGACGTTGAAGGAGTAACACACGTTTTTAACTATGACGTGCCAGAAGATGTGGAAAGCTATATCCACCGCATCGGTCGAACAGGTCGTGCCGGAGAAGATGGAGTGTCGGTTACTTTCGCAGCATTAAAGGATAAGCAACTTTTAGAAATGCTAGAAAAAGGGATCGATAGAAAGATTGAACGAAAAGTGGTAGAAATTGCAGAAGTCGAAGTAAAAGAACCTCGAGACAGAAATGCAAAACCTACAGATGCAAAAGAAAGAAAAGAACGCAATATCGAAAGAAATAAAGAACGTTCAGGTTCTGGTCGCAGTAGTTTCGGTGAAAGAAAAAACGCTACTGGTCGAGAAGAAGGACGAGGCAGAGACAACGCACGTAGAGATGATAGAGGACCAAGAACTGGTGAAGCTTCATCTAACCGTAGTGACCGTTTCTCTAAGAGCGACGGACCACAAAGAGGCAGCAGAGGTTCTAGTGGAAGAAATGCTAGCGGAAGCAAACCTTCAAGAGGTGGAGCTTCATCATCTACCTCCAACCGCGGCGGAAGAGGGAGAAGGTAA